CCTGAGCCACGAGCCCCAGGGAGACGGGAAAGGCCAGCCAGCACCGGCTGCGCCAGGAAGGTTCTATGCTTCTCTCCTTGATTTTCCTACCTGAGCCGAGTTTGTGCCCATGTGGCTGTGGCCAGCTCCTGAACTGGGACACAAACAAACTAAGACTTCCCAAACGTCCCTAAAAGCACACCCCGCTGACTCCAGCCAGATGCTGCATGGGGTGGAGGGACCAGAGCTTTCAGTAGGCTTCAGGCGTAGATGCAACAGGGTGTAAGTCTGTCCGTGACAGAGTAACAGGTGATTACACATGGGAGTTGATTTGGGGGTTTGATCTCTTCTGCTCTCAGCAGGTCCTTGGTGGAAGCAAATCCTGCCCTTGGATCTTCAGTTGGTCGCTTGTCTGAGTCCGTAGCCAGCAGCATCGCTTTAACAGTTATAATATCTGGGTGCACTTGAATGAAAAAGGGTACGATTTGATGCATTTCAACCCAAAATGTAGCCCACCCCCAGGCCTGCGATGCTGCAGGAGACTGCAAAGCCATGGGGTGGGAAGAAGCTCTGCTAGGTGACGTTGAAGGTGATGAAGGAGccatctgctttctgctgctgtcccaccagctctgcctccccccagggctgggctgggaccTTGCAGTGCAGGGAGGAGCGGCCGGGCAGGGCTTCGCTGATGTGGGTCACCTCGCTGAGCTCTGCCTCCAGCGTGCTGACGGTGTTCATCACTTGGGCCACGTGCACCTTGTTGGCTGCCTTCTTGTGCAAGAGGCAGATGAAGATTTTCTTGAAGCCCTTGCGAAAGTGTTTGGAGACCAGGGCGTAGACAATGGGGTTCACACAGGAGTTGGCGTAGGAGATGAGATGTGAGAGGATGCGGAGCACGTACGTAGCGTGATTGAGGGGGAAGTACCCAAACCAGACGCAGAGGATGACCAGGTGATGGGGCAGCCAACAGAGGCAGAACAGGACGGCTACAATGATGATCATCCTGGTGACCTTCCGCTTGGCCTTCTTGGACTCTGACATGTCTTGGAGAGGGTCCACGGACCTCCACAGGTAGTGAATCGTCCGCATGTAAGTGAGGCTCAGGATCAGCACTGGGATGACGTAGCTGAAGATGAAGGTGCAGATATCCATGACCTTGCGTTGGGAGATGTCCCAGATGGGGTGGCAGACGGTCAGGTTGGCCAGCTGGAACTCCTGGTAGTAGCTGAGGTAAGGGCCCGAGAAGATGAAGGAAAGTCCCCAGATGAAGCAGATGGCCGTGAGGGCGTTCCTGGGTGTCCTCAGCTCCCTCGAGTGCAGGGGGTACCGTATGGCCAAATACCTgcatgggaaagggagagggatgTGACCACAGTACTGGGGAGGGCAcggagaggtgctccaggagcAGATTGGAACAAGGGCAAAAGTGATGGATCTGAGCTTTCCAGGGCAATTAGTCCCACAGCTGATTCCCTGGTGCTTCTGTGTCCGAGTGGGGTGAGGAGGATCCTCTCCCCTGACCCTGTCTTGTCACCCTCCTGGCTCCCAGCAGTGCTCAGGGGGAAGACAGGGACAGTCCCTCACTTGATCATCAGTCTGTCTGGCACAAGCGATAGCAGCAGTGAGGGTGTGAAAGCAGGAGCAAGTCCCCAGGATCCCCAGACACCACGTTGCTCATGCTGGCCCAGGCAAAAGCACATCACctgttttcagctctgcagtTAGCTGGGTCCTTAATTATGCCCAGGTCTAGGGGCTCATGCAAGCCCCCGCTTGCTCGACACCTCCCTTCTACCCAGCTCTGTGGGatgcaggaggagaggcagaCCCTGGGTCTGGTTTAGCTcctgggggatttggggggggggactGTCCCGGCAGCCAGTGCCGTGCCATGCCGCGATGGCAGGGTGCATCCGACCCTACTCTGGGGCTGCCACAGCTCTTCCCAGGGGACTTTCACGTGGTTTTTCCACATCCCACCATCTCACGGGTTTCGagcactgagcagagcagcacctGGAGCTCCCTGCCTCTTGCTTGCTGTGGGTTAGTAACTCACCAGCCCTTGCAGAGCCACGGGCTGAGCTAGCATGGGGTGAAGCACAGGCAGGAGCAACAGGCTGCCTTTTACAGAGCTTCCTGGCTAAAACTCACCCTGGGCCAGGCTGGGATCCCCAGGCTGGGATCACTGGGACAAGGGGCAGCGCTGGGACAGAAATGGACTTTTTGTTAATAAAAGGGGAGGGTGAGAAAAGCAGTGTCCCAGCTCAAACATCCCAGCGCCTTCTCCCTCTCGAGGTTTGCCCGCTTTGCTGTGggctgctgggagggcaggagctCTCTCCCCGCATCCCAGGAAGAGCCAAGGCTCCACAGGGACTGAGCTTtgcttctctctcattttctaTCCCTGCTTCAGCTGCCAGAGCCTGCGGATAAACCCCAGTCCTACAGCTTCAGCGTCTGAaagcct
The genomic region above belongs to Gavia stellata isolate bGavSte3 chromosome 22, bGavSte3.hap2, whole genome shotgun sequence and contains:
- the GALR2 gene encoding galanin receptor type 2 yields the protein MNGSAAGSEAGWQPESVIIPLVYLLIFLVGTVGNCLVLAVLLRNGQVKNTTNLFILNLGVADLCFILFCVPFQATIYTLEGWVFGPFMCKAVHFFIYLTMYASSFTLATVSLDRYLAIRYPLHSRELRTPRNALTAICFIWGLSFIFSGPYLSYYQEFQLANLTVCHPIWDISQRKVMDICTFIFSYVIPVLILSLTYMRTIHYLWRSVDPLQDMSESKKAKRKVTRMIIIVAVLFCLCWLPHHLVILCVWFGYFPLNHATYVLRILSHLISYANSCVNPIVYALVSKHFRKGFKKIFICLLHKKAANKVHVAQVMNTVSTLEAELSEVTHISEALPGRSSLHCKVPAQPWGEAELVGQQQKADGSFITFNVT